One region of Amphiprion ocellaris isolate individual 3 ecotype Okinawa chromosome 9, ASM2253959v1, whole genome shotgun sequence genomic DNA includes:
- the LOC111577053 gene encoding uncharacterized protein LOC111577053 isoform X7, whose translation MDSFLFFPLSDLVHTICLCLVQRPSTFIQLATMTTEASAVSEADTEGKQKTSGAEPEPESKQKPEAAASDPEGEQSSKKAQEQASEPGPADVATSPEEEQLKPRTRTSAGKGLSRLFSNFLKRRSQCSEGEGFEAEKAREEKADKEEKADKAEEEKVEEVKSDDKEAKAEEEKTEVTEAKKKEEKVEEKEEKKKVEEKVEKKGSKKKKKEAKKKAEEKDEEKVTKEETKKKEETLKKKEEAKEEEKPTVEKEEKQETKEEEEEKKETAEVKDKGVEAGKKQEEKVDKKVAKKKEKEEKVKKKEEEKAKRKAEEEERIKKREEEKAKKKEEEKAREAEKAKKKEEEKVKKKEEEKAKEEKAKKEEEKAKEEKAKKKEEEKIKELKKKEEQKTKEEPKKKEEEKVKEEVKKKEKEEEKTEEKPKKEEEKGKKKGKNKGKKEEKEVKGSSEEQVKAPIAAPEPELKTEPEAEQAPDQHSDQHSVSSAEIQPAQEEGKGEAVIKKEPEVVEEVRKEDVEEKVEEPAEQQQEEEAAKGEEKATEQAKKEKPVKEKKTEKKTEEAKGSKRQKTMQCKVTLLDDTQFECELDKHAKGQELLTKVCDHVNLVEKDYFGLANWETPTNKTWLEPTKEIRKQVSGAVYEFTFNVKFYPPDPAQLTEDLTRYFLCLQLRKDIMRGVLPCSFVTLSLLGSYTAQSELGEYDPELHGSDYVKDLSLAPGQNKELEEKVMELHRTYRSMSPAQADMLFLENAKKLAMYGVDLHQAKDLDGVDITLGVCSSGLMVYKDKLRINRFPWPKVLKISYKRSSFFIKIRPSEQEQYESTIGFKLPNYKASKKLWKVCVEHHTFFRVSTVEPPSSRRFLVLGSKFRYSGRTQAQTRQASSMIDRPAPRFTRSASKRLSRNLDGAGDETLQFLQQLSSPIRSEEDDWSLVIASDKPQPSLDFSARGESEQAFTQSWEEGQSVRTVTVTWQSSDTGNMASETQTVSQPWQELATDGQQQRRKEDEWSELLHGHPPFPFVPPFDLVKQPAKLSLVKMSSMDRLLQPALTQQDDWFLYFDRMFRLSSTERVEKPTLSPVAQLQEEEQIMYVTEQELITQEVTERMQETVILADKMKEAVVLEGKLREVRNLEERLEVMDEMAVKLRLAIEKELGKEEVEKLMQEEREMEQEQQMQTKRVTQTLVRKSVRKTETKEGEVDELEDQIKEVFLKGLLDEEAEEAVVRQESVEEVTGDENLLDDSMREKLRQIEKEWQDEVEEKFGSPDVVGTTSVVSFQKVECKTVRKVTIVEDGEQQDVQVQSGETSEERLEKQDLWRKTDLVVERTLKEATERLQAPEFEDLWFILFDRPPYKAVFKPPVVPTVQRAQVDEGEYFTSETEIKTLEAKTEIIIEEKQIEEEVSHVPEIQQPQSVTERVDDWFVLLDVIPKETPYVPPVVSKDRAKIDDESFISVAATVEVEVSKEVVVEERKMIEETPRYLQETPAEPVAIRDDDWFVLLDVLPREATYVPPVVVAKQVSPEDRVSLIEVSAVQQREKRVAIVVTEAEIQQKLSEKQVVAPLQSVKEREDDWFVLLDVPIRESAFEPPVTVSEYVELYERESISTAVESTREVVIQETVVQKKDIKPPKQVIPEQQIFQPVVEREDDWFLLLDVVSKETSYVPPVSVPLPTKIYPVISTEVKRIEQKVQTDIDQIRPQVSQPLPDRDDDWFVLFDAVREKAVIVPTVTPVKIILDVKKAFEAEVTTTETRTWKKTIIGMDSRQDEARLSEIRPSQIAPLSERQGGDNWFILFDMIREKPVVMPPVTVVRRVVDVVTPAEPKPKFIMEDVRPSVKLVEVKPQESRKVDDDWFVLLDVAAKLPVAVDEHVRMYPEVQPAKKIAVREQRVQQRVTIVKEVWQQEYEIQQKPHPAVREVEDDWFVLLDVAPKKSVAVAERIQFPAAVRAPAAVATKRITISETRPQFEKRILEERRPVTRTHVSDDWFVLLDVGLKESVVSTQRGTRPVSAPVFSHAALMEAGIPMATLDQPQTSTPIKTSMEERKLEVTVEAVEPSKIEAEVKKRAKKIEGDSIYIRHSLLMLEEFDKPQEDLLRHHASISELKRNFMEAVPETRPSEWDKRLSTHSPFRTLGINGQPLPSADGPPLVQTQTVTITAASNLLSSGISTTEVPIVPTKTFTYESSKVTVDGTDEDKDGTSESQTITSETTSGTTVTTTTTHISKVVKSGSSETRVEKRIVITADSDIDQDKGKHGGASAL comes from the exons ATGgactcttttctgtttttccctcTGTCTGACCTGGTCCACACCATCTGCCTGTGTCTTGTGCAACGACCTTCTACATTCATACAAC TGGCTACCATGACAACAGAGGCAAGCGCGGTGAGCGAGGCGGACACTGAGGGCAAGCAGAAGACCAGCGGCGCCGAACCCGAACCGGAGAGCAAGCAGAAGCCGGAGGCGGCGGCGTCCGATCCGGAGGGGGAGCAGTCGAGCAAGAAGGCCCAGGAGCAGGCCTCCGAGCCTGGACCCGCAGACGTCGCTACCTCCCCCGAGGAGGAGCAGCTGAAGCCTCGCACCAGAACCTCCGCCGGAAAGGGCCTGTCCCGGCTCTTCTCCAATTTCCTCAAGCGCCGCTCGCAGTGCTCCGAGGGAGAGGGCTTCGAGGCGGAGAAAGCCAGAGAGGAAAAGGCGGACAAAGAGGAAAAAGCTGACAAAGCAGAGGAAGAGAAGGTGGAAGAGGTGAAAAGTGACGACAAGGAGGCTAAAGCTGAGGAGGAAAAAACCGAGGTCACGGAAgcgaagaagaaagaagaaaaagtagaagaaaaagaggaaaaaaagaaagtggaaGAAAAGGTTGAGAAGAAaggaagtaaaaagaaaaagaaagaagccaAGAAGAAAGCAGAGGAGAAGGATGAGGAGAAAGTGACCAAGGAGGAGAcgaaaaagaaggaggagacgttgaaaaagaaagaggaagcaaaagaggaggagaagccgACTgtagagaaggaggaaaaacaggagacaaaagaagaagaagaagaaaagaaggagacTGCTGAAGTTAAAGACAAGGGGGTGGAGGCTGGAaagaaacaggaggaaaaagTTGACAAGAAGGTggcaaagaagaaagaaaaagaggaaaaggtgaagaagaaggaggaggagaaggcgaaaaggaaagcagaggaagaggagaggataAAAAAGCGAGAAGAAGAGAAAgcaaagaagaaggaggaagaaaaagccAGAGAGGCCGAAAAAgcgaagaagaaagaggaggaaaaggtgaaaaagaaggaggaggagaaggcgaaagaggaaaaggcaaaaaaggaggaggagaaggcgaaagaggaaaaggcaaaaaagaaggaagaggagaaaataaaggagttgaaaaagaaagaagagcagAAAACGAAAGAGGAGcccaaaaagaaagaagaggagaaggtgAAGGAAGaggtgaagaagaaggaaaaggaggaggagaagacggAAGAAAAACcgaagaaggaagaggagaaagggaagaaaaagggtaaaaacaaaggaaagaaggaggagaaggaggtgaaAGGATCGAGTGAGGAGCAGGTGAAAGCGCCGATCGCTGCTCCGGAGCCTGAGCTGAAAACTGAACCTGAAGCTGAACAGGCTCCAGATCAGCACTCAGATCAGCACTCGGTGAGCAGCGCAGAGATACAG CCAGCTcaagaggagggaaaaggagaAGCTGTGATAAAGAAGGAGCCTGAAGTGGTGGAAGAAGTGAGAAAGGAAGACGTGGAGGAGAAAGTGGAAGAACcggcagagcagcagcaggaggaggaagcagcaaaaggagaggaaaaggcaaCAGAGCAGGCGAAGAAAGAGAAGCCCGTGAAAGAGAAGAAGACGGAAAAGAAGACGGAAGAGGCTAAAGGCTCGAAACGTCAGAAAACCATGCAATGCAAAGTCACCTTACTGGACGACACTCAGTTTGAGTGCGAGCTTGAT AAACATGCTAAAGGCCAAGAACTCCTCACAAAGGTGTGCGACCATGTCAACCTGGTGGAGAAGGATTACTTTGGCCTTGCAAACTGGGAAACTCCAACCAACAAG ACGTGGTTGGAACCCACCAAAGAGATCCGGAAACAGGTTTCAGGTGCTGTCTATGAGTTTACATTCAACGTCAAGTTCTACCCTCCAGATCCAGCACAGCTCACTGAAGACCTCACCAG GTACTTTCTCTGTCTCCAGCTGAGGAAGGACATCATGCGAGGTGTTCTCCCCTGTTCCTTCGTCACGCTGTCCCTGCTGGGCTCCTACACGGCCCAGTCAGAGCTAGGGGAATACGACCCAGAGCTCCATGGATCGGACTACGTAAAAGACCTGAGCCTGGCCCCCGGACAAAACAAGGAGCTGGAGGAAAAAGTGATGGAGCTGCACCGCACATACAG GTCAATGAGCCCAGCACAAGCAGATATGTTGTTTCTTGAAAATGCCAAGAAACTTGCCATGTATGGAGTTGACCTGCACCAAGCCAAG GATCTTGATGGTGTTGACATCACGTTGGGGGTTTGCTCCAGCGGTTTGATGGTTTACAAGGACAAGCTGAGGATCAACCGTTTCCCTTGGCCCAAAGTGCTCAAGATCTCGTACAAACGGAGTAGCTTCTTCATCAAAATCAGGCCGTCGGAG CAAGAACAGTATGAAAGCACCATCGGCTTCAAGCTGCCCAACTACAAAGCCTCGAAGAAGCTGTGGAAAGTCTGCGTCGAGCATCACACCTTCTTCAG GGTTTCGACAGTGGAGCCTCCCTCATCGCGTCGCTTCCTCGTCTTGGGCTCCAAGTTCCGGTACAGCGGTCGCACTCAGGCCCAGACCCGCCAGGCGAGCTCCATGATCGACCGCCCGGCTCCTCGCTTCACACGTTCCGCGAGCAAGAGGCTGTCTCGTAACCTGGACGGAG CTGGAGATGAGACTCTCCAGTTTCTGCAACAACTTTCATCCCCGATCAGGTCTGAGGAGGATGATTGGTCGCTAGTGATAGCGTCGGACAAACCGCAGCCTTCTCTTGATTTCTCAG CCAGAGGGGAGTCTGAGCAGGCTTTCACTCAGTCCTGGGAGGAGGGGCAGTCGGTTCGCACAGTCACAGTAACCTGGCAGAGCTCTGACACTGGGAACATGGCCTCTGAAACCCAGACAGTCAGTCAGCCATGGCAGGAGCTGGCAACTGAtgggcagcagcagaggagaaaggAAGATGAGTGGTCTGAGCTTCTGCACGGACATCCTCCGTTTCCATTTGTCCCTCCCTTTGATTTAGTGAAACAGCCAG CTAAACTCAGCTTGGTAAAAATGAGCTCTATGGACCGACTGTTGCAACCTGCACTGACACAGCAAGATGACTGGTTCCTGTACTTTGACCGAATGTTCCGTTTATCTTCCACTGAGCGCGTTGAAAAACCTACAT TGTCTCCTGTAGCCCAGCtccaggaggaggagcagatcATGTATGTGACAGAACAGGAGCTGATCACTCAGGAGGTCACTGAGAGGATGCAGGAAACTGTGATCTTGGCAGACAAGATGAAAGAGGCAGTAGTTTTGGAAGGGAAGCTGAGAGAAGTGAGGAACTTGGAGGAAAGGCTTGAAGTAATGGATGAGATGGCAGTGAAACTTCGGCTAGCAATAGAGAAAGAATTGGGGAAGGAAGAGGTAGAAAAGTTAATGcaagaagagagagaaatggagCAGGAGCAACAAATGCAAACCAAACGTGTAACACAAACTCTGGTGAGGAAATCTGTGAGGAAGACGGAGACAAAAGAGGGTGAGGTGGATGAACTGGAAGATCAAATAAAGGAGGTGTTTTTAAAAGGCCTGTTGGATGAAGAGGCGGAGGAGGCTGTGGTGAGGCAGGAGAGCGTAGAAGAGGTGACGGGAGACGAGAATCTGTTAGATGATAGCATGAGAGAGAAGCTACGCCAGATAGAAAAGGAATGGCAAGATGAGGTGGAGGAGAAGTTCGGCTCTCCAGATGTTGTCGGCACAACTTCAGTAGTGTCGTTCCAGAAGGTGGAGTGTAAAACTGTGAGGAAGGTGACTATTGTAGAAGATGGAGAGCAGCAAGATGTGCAGGTGCAGTCTGGCGAAACTTCAGAGGAGAGGTTAGAAAAGCAGGACTTATGGCGTAAGACAGACTTAGTAGTGGAGAGGACACTGAAAGAGGCTACAGAGAGGCTTCAGGCTCCAGAATTTGAAGATTTGTGGTTCATTCTTTTTGACCGTCCTCCATACAAGGCTGTTTTCAAACCACCAG TAGTTCCCACCGTGCAGCGAGCTCAGGTGGATGAAGGCGAGTACTTCACTTCAGAGACTGAGATTAAAACACTTGAGGCCAAAACTGAAATTATAATAGAGGAGAAGCAAATAGAAGAGGAAGTGTCGCATGTACCAGAGATCCAACAACCACAGAGCGTCACAGAAAGGGTGGATGATTGGTTTGTGCTGCTGGATGTTATACCCAAAGAAACACCTTATGTACCACCAG TTGTATCGAAGGATAGAGCCAAGATAGACGACGAAAGTTTTATCTCTGTGGCTGCAACTGTGGAAGTTGAAGTGAGTAAAGAAGTAGTAGTTGAAGAGAGAAAGATGATAGAAGAGACCCCAAGATATCTACAAGAAACCCCAGCAGAGCCAGTGGCAATCAGAGATGATGACTGGTTTGTGTTACTGGATGTTCTTCCCAGAGAAGCAACATACGTACCACCAG TTGTTGTTGCAAAGCAGGTGTCTCCAGAAGATCGTGTCTCTCTGATTGAAGTATCAGCTGttcagcagagagaaaaacGAGTGGCGATTGTAGTTACAGAAGCTGAAATACAGCAAAAGCTGAGTGAAAAACAAGTTGTAGCTCCGCTGCAaagtgtgaaagagagagaagatgacTGGTTTGTGCTGCTGGATGTTCCTATTAGAGAATCAGCATTTGAGCCTCCAG ttACCGTTTCTGAGTATGTTGAGCTTTATGAAAGAGAAAGCATCTCTACAGCGGTAGAGTCCACGAGGGAGGTTGTTATCCAAGAGACTGTGGTGCAGAAAAAGGACATAAAGCCTCCCAAGCAAGTTATTCCAGAGCAGCAAATATTCCAGCCAGTGGTAGAGAGAGAGGATGAttggtttctgctgctggatgTTGTTTCCAAAGAGACTTCCTATGTGCCTCCAG TTTCTGTGCCGCTACCAACTAAAATCTATCCAGTTATTTCAACTGAAGTAAAAAGAATAGAGCAGAAGGTTCAGACTGACATTGACCAGATAAGACCGCAGGTTTCCCAGCCACTTCCAGACAGAGATGATGActggtttgttctgtttgatgCTGTTCGTGAAAAGGCAGTCATAGTACCAACAG TTACTCCAGTTAAGATTATTCTGGATGTGAAGAAGGCCTTTGAGGCTGAGGTGACAACCACAGAGACTAGAACGTGGAAGAAGACAATAATTGGTATGGACAGCAGGCAGGACGAGGCACGTCTGTCTGAAATTAGACCGAGCCAAATTGCACCACTATCAGAGAGACAAGGAGGAGATAATTGGTTTATCCTGTTCGACATGATCCGCGAAAAGCCTGTTGTCATGCCACCAG TCACTGTGGTTAGACGTGTTGTTGATGTCGTGACGCCTGCTGAACCGAAACCAAAATTTATCATGGAAGATGTGAGGCCGTCTGTGAAGCTGGTGGAAGTGAAACCACAAGAGTCAAGAAAAGTGGATGATGACTGGTTTGTGCTGCTGGATGTTGCAGCTAAACTTCCAG TGGCTGTGGACGAACATGTCCGAATGTATCCTGAAGTGCAACCAGCTAAAAAGATTGCAGTCAGAGAGCAAAGGGTACAACAGAGAGTCACTATAGTGAAGGAGGTATGGCAGCAGGAGTATGAAATACAGCAGAAACCACATCCAGCAGTGAGAGAGGTGGAGGATGACTGGTTTGTTCTTCTGGATGTGGCTCCTAAGAAATCAG TTGCTGTCGCAGAGCGTATCCAGTTCCCAGCAGCGGTCAGAGCTCCGGCTGCTGTGGCCACAAAGAGGATTACTATTTCTGAGACGAGACCGCAGTTTGAGAAACGGATCCTGGAGGAAAGACGGCCTGTCACACGTACACATGTCAGTGATGATTGGTTTGTTCTGCTAGATGTTGGCCTCAAAGAGTCAG TTGTGAGCACACAGCGGGGCACTCGTCCCGTCAGCGCTCCGGTCTTCTCCCATGCTGCCCTGATGGAGGCAGGCATCCCCATGGCAACTCTGGATCAGCCTCAGACCTCCACCCCAATCAAAACCAGCATGGAGGAGAGGAAACTGGAAGTCACCGTAGAAGCTGTGGAGCCTTCAAAGATCGAAGCTGAGGTCAAG aaaagaGCTAAGAAAATTGAGGGTGACTCAATTTATATCAGACATAGCCTTTTAATGTTGGAG GAGTTCGATAAGCCTCAGGAGGACCTGCTCAGGCATCACGCCAGCATCAGTGAGCTGAAGAGGAACTTCATGGAGGCCGTCCCGGAGACAAGGCCGAGCGAGTGGGATAAGCGTCTGTCCACGCACTCCCCGTTCCGCACTCTGGGCATCAATGGCCAGCCTCTGCCCAGTGCAGACGGG